From Etheostoma cragini isolate CJK2018 chromosome 14, CSU_Ecrag_1.0, whole genome shotgun sequence, the proteins below share one genomic window:
- the tbc1d5 gene encoding TBC1 domain family member 5 isoform X2 codes for MQHPNFETSHPLQTDEQQETGFDPLNNFNKNQNRGSLDSGTNSQSQSTFLSYRKEWDDLFLNSNYLARIRQAGINGRLRSSRFRSVCWKLYLEALPEDKGQWINKTNELRARYEKIKETHITNPRKAAGQQDLMVNNPLSQDEGSLWNKFFQDKELKGMIKQDVLRTFPEIRYFQDDDVRTKLTDILFCYARENEQLLYKQGMHELLAPIVFVLHCDHQAFQHASETASPSEEMKCLLNPAYLEHDAYALFSQLMETAEPWFSSYEREVRKGKEEMLTSIPFARPQDSGPSVAIVTKVNRIQDQLVKKHDVELHMHVNRLEIAPQIYGIRWVRLLFGREFPLQDLLVVWDALFADSITLDLVDYIFVAMLLYIRDALIASNFQTCLGLLMHYPPLGDINSLLQKALFLRDPKNYPRPVNYQFQQNLDYYNTRGADLMNRTRSGSSTKPAPLNINKVSSSLLSFGRKLIAPAISGGSSGIAPINSEVHCSSSTSHASVPSPTLPHPLAEPPSGHAVPQTQSHAQSQHYRLLKSESMPVHLSKGQRSRTVSSSPSIESLSGGRAQSAASPPFPPSRGSDVSTSSPPLSATKKDSFFNITRSRSHSKTMGKKEPEEDLEAQVSFLQGQINDLEAMSKYCARMMNAHICKIQEVILQEHLEKEDEVLVSLAGLKQVKDILKGALRFNQSQLEAEENEEISIADDHYTITAAAETALSASNDPGVNQQQGNSRPSQDSDQDGSVSTDEKEEEEEEGEQAMTPPEQQVASSFGSEGKNWDDYILVCQDGDLVAAGGEGGRAVAERTPPIRRGRGLVRMEPEGAPGTFHDPLMAGTTSGSSSPDEGSTHSKDSDFTIVNPNEL; via the exons ATGCAGCACCCCAATTTTGAGACCAGCCATCCGCTCCAGACAGATGAGCAGCAGGAGACGGGCTTCGACCCGCTCAATAATTTCAACAAGAACCAAAACA gAGGATCTCTTGACAGCGGCACTAACTCACAGTCTCAGTCAACCTTCCTCTCATATAG GAAAGAATGGGACGACTTGTTCCTCAACAGTAATTACCTGGCCAGGATCCGGCAAGCAGGCATCAACGGTCGACTGAGGAGCAGCCGCTTTCGGAGCGTTTGCTGGAAG CTGTACCTGGAGGCTCTTCCAGAAGACAAGGGTCAGTGGATCAACAAGACCAATGAGCTCCGGGCCCGGTATGAGAAGATCAAAGAGACG CACATCACTAACCCTCGCAAGGCTGCAGGCCAGCAGGACCTGATGGTCAACAACCCCCTGTCCCAGGATGAAGgg AGCCTGTGGAACAAGTTCTTCCAAGATAAGGAGCTAAAGGGGATGATCAAACAGGACGTGTTGAGAAC GTTCCCAGAGATTCGTTACTTCCAGGATGATGATGTGAGGACCAAGCTGACAGACATTCTCTTCTGTTATGCCAGAGAAAATGAACAGTTACTGTATAAACAG GGGATGCATGAGTTGCTGGCTCCCATAGTGTTTGTGCTGCACTGTGACCATCAAGCCTTCCAGCATGCCAGTGAGACGGCCAGCCCCAG tGAGGAGATGAAGTGTTTGTTGAACCCAGCGTATCTTGAGCACGATGCCTA TGCCTTGTTCTCACAGCTGATGGAGACAGCAGAGCCGTGGTTCTCCAGCTACGAGAGGGAAGTGAGGAAG GGTAAAGAAGAGATGCTGACCAGCATCCCATTTGCACGGCCCCAGGACTCGGGGCCATCTGTTGCCATAGTGACCAAAGTCAACCGCATCCAGGACCAGCTGGTGAAGAAGCATGACGTTGAATTGCACATGCACGTCAACCGGCTGGAGATTGCCCCGCAAATCTACGGCAT CCGATGGGTACGTCTGCTGTTTGGCCGCGAGTTCCCACTCCAGGACCTGCTGGTGGTGTGGGATGCCCTGTTTGCTGACAGCATCACTCTGGACCTGGTGGACTACATATTTGTGGCCATGCTGCTCTACATCCGAGATGCTC TCATTGCTAGTAACTTCCAGACCTGCCTTGGCCTGCTAATGCACTACCCTCCATTAGGAGACATCAACTCCCTGCTGCAAAAGGCTCTTTTCCTCCGAGATCCCAAA AACTATCCACGACCTGTCAACTACCAGTTCCAGCAGAACCTGGATTACTACAATACAAGGGGAGCTGACCTAATGAATAGGACACG ctCTGGTTCCAGTACAAAACCTGCCCCCCTCAACATCAACAAGGTCTCCAGCAGCCTGCTGAGCTTTGGCAGGAAGCTCATTGCTCCGGCAATATCGGGCGGGTCCAGTGGCATTGCACCAATCAACAGCGAGGTACACTGCTCCTCGTCAACTTCCCACGCATCGGTGCCCTCGCCCACCCTGCCCCACCCGCTGGCAGAGCCCCCGTCAGGCCACGCCGTGCCGCAGACCCAGAGCCACGCACAGTCTCAGCACTACCGCCTGCTAAAGTCTGAGAGCATGCCTGTCCACCTGAGCAAAG GCCAAAGGTCCAGGACAGTCAGCTCTTCTCCCAGCATAGAAAGCCTCTCAGGTGGGCGGGCTCAGTCCGCCGCCTCCCCGCCTTTTCCCCCCTCCAGAGGGAGTGATGTCAGCACTTCATCTCCGCCCCTCTCAGCCACCAAGAAAGACTCTTTCTTCAACATCACTCGCTCTCGCTCCCACAGCAAGACCATGGGCAAGAAAGAGCCG GAGGAGGACCTGGAAGCCCAGGTATCGTTCCTGCAGGGCCAGATCAACGACCTGGAGGCCATGAGCAAATACTGTGCCAGGATGATGAACGCTCACATCT GTAAAATCCAGGAAGTGATTCTCCAAGAACACCTGGAGAAAGAGGATGAGGTCCTGGTATCACTGGCTGGACTCAAACAA GTCAAAGACATCCTTAAGGGGGCACTGCGCTTCAACCAAAGCCAGCTGGAAGCCGAGGAGAACGAGGAGATCTCCATCGCTGACGATCACTACACCATCACAGCAGCTGCTGAAACTGCGCTGAGCGCCAGCAATGACCCGGGTGTCAACCAACAGCAAGGAAACAGCCGGCCGAGCCAGGACTCTGATCAGGACGGGAGCGTGAGCACGgatgagaaagaagaagaagaagaagaaggggagcAGGCCATGACCCCACCTGAGCAACAG GTGGCGTCTTCCTTCGGCTCCGAGGGTAAGAACTGGGACGACTACATCCTTGTGTGCCAGGATGGAGACCTGGTGGCCGCCgggggagaaggaggaagggCCGTGGCCGAGCGCACCCCTCCCATCAGGCGAGGGCGCGGTTTGGTGCGAATGGAGCCCGAGGGTGCGCCTGGGACCTTTCATGACCCCCTTATGGCCGGCACCACCTCGGGCTCTTCCAGCCCAGATGAGGGCTCCACCCACAGCAAGGACTCTGACTTTACCATCGTCAACCCAAACGAACTGTGA
- the tbc1d5 gene encoding TBC1 domain family member 5 isoform X1, protein MQHPNFETSHPLQTDEQQETGFDPLNNFNKNQNRGSLDSGTNSQSQSTFLSYRKEWDDLFLNSNYLARIRQAGINGRLRSSRFRSVCWKLYLEALPEDKGQWINKTNELRARYEKIKETHITNPRKAAGQQDLMVNNPLSQDEGSLWNKFFQDKELKGMIKQDVLRTFPEIRYFQDDDVRTKLTDILFCYARENEQLLYKQGMHELLAPIVFVLHCDHQAFQHASETASPSEEMKCLLNPAYLEHDAYALFSQLMETAEPWFSSYEREVRKGKEEMLTSIPFARPQDSGPSVAIVTKVNRIQDQLVKKHDVELHMHVNRLEIAPQIYGIRWVRLLFGREFPLQDLLVVWDALFADSITLDLVDYIFVAMLLYIRDALIASNFQTCLGLLMHYPPLGDINSLLQKALFLRDPKNYPRPVNYQFQQNLDYYNTRGADLMNRTRSGSSTKPAPLNINKVSSSLLSFGRKLIAPAISGGSSGIAPINSEVHCSSSTSHASVPSPTLPHPLAEPPSGHAVPQTQSHAQSQHYRLLKSESMPVHLSKDVVSGGVSQVSLPAQTHTDTQGQRSRTVSSSPSIESLSGGRAQSAASPPFPPSRGSDVSTSSPPLSATKKDSFFNITRSRSHSKTMGKKEPEEDLEAQVSFLQGQINDLEAMSKYCARMMNAHICKIQEVILQEHLEKEDEVLVSLAGLKQVKDILKGALRFNQSQLEAEENEEISIADDHYTITAAAETALSASNDPGVNQQQGNSRPSQDSDQDGSVSTDEKEEEEEEGEQAMTPPEQQVASSFGSEGKNWDDYILVCQDGDLVAAGGEGGRAVAERTPPIRRGRGLVRMEPEGAPGTFHDPLMAGTTSGSSSPDEGSTHSKDSDFTIVNPNEL, encoded by the exons ATGCAGCACCCCAATTTTGAGACCAGCCATCCGCTCCAGACAGATGAGCAGCAGGAGACGGGCTTCGACCCGCTCAATAATTTCAACAAGAACCAAAACA gAGGATCTCTTGACAGCGGCACTAACTCACAGTCTCAGTCAACCTTCCTCTCATATAG GAAAGAATGGGACGACTTGTTCCTCAACAGTAATTACCTGGCCAGGATCCGGCAAGCAGGCATCAACGGTCGACTGAGGAGCAGCCGCTTTCGGAGCGTTTGCTGGAAG CTGTACCTGGAGGCTCTTCCAGAAGACAAGGGTCAGTGGATCAACAAGACCAATGAGCTCCGGGCCCGGTATGAGAAGATCAAAGAGACG CACATCACTAACCCTCGCAAGGCTGCAGGCCAGCAGGACCTGATGGTCAACAACCCCCTGTCCCAGGATGAAGgg AGCCTGTGGAACAAGTTCTTCCAAGATAAGGAGCTAAAGGGGATGATCAAACAGGACGTGTTGAGAAC GTTCCCAGAGATTCGTTACTTCCAGGATGATGATGTGAGGACCAAGCTGACAGACATTCTCTTCTGTTATGCCAGAGAAAATGAACAGTTACTGTATAAACAG GGGATGCATGAGTTGCTGGCTCCCATAGTGTTTGTGCTGCACTGTGACCATCAAGCCTTCCAGCATGCCAGTGAGACGGCCAGCCCCAG tGAGGAGATGAAGTGTTTGTTGAACCCAGCGTATCTTGAGCACGATGCCTA TGCCTTGTTCTCACAGCTGATGGAGACAGCAGAGCCGTGGTTCTCCAGCTACGAGAGGGAAGTGAGGAAG GGTAAAGAAGAGATGCTGACCAGCATCCCATTTGCACGGCCCCAGGACTCGGGGCCATCTGTTGCCATAGTGACCAAAGTCAACCGCATCCAGGACCAGCTGGTGAAGAAGCATGACGTTGAATTGCACATGCACGTCAACCGGCTGGAGATTGCCCCGCAAATCTACGGCAT CCGATGGGTACGTCTGCTGTTTGGCCGCGAGTTCCCACTCCAGGACCTGCTGGTGGTGTGGGATGCCCTGTTTGCTGACAGCATCACTCTGGACCTGGTGGACTACATATTTGTGGCCATGCTGCTCTACATCCGAGATGCTC TCATTGCTAGTAACTTCCAGACCTGCCTTGGCCTGCTAATGCACTACCCTCCATTAGGAGACATCAACTCCCTGCTGCAAAAGGCTCTTTTCCTCCGAGATCCCAAA AACTATCCACGACCTGTCAACTACCAGTTCCAGCAGAACCTGGATTACTACAATACAAGGGGAGCTGACCTAATGAATAGGACACG ctCTGGTTCCAGTACAAAACCTGCCCCCCTCAACATCAACAAGGTCTCCAGCAGCCTGCTGAGCTTTGGCAGGAAGCTCATTGCTCCGGCAATATCGGGCGGGTCCAGTGGCATTGCACCAATCAACAGCGAGGTACACTGCTCCTCGTCAACTTCCCACGCATCGGTGCCCTCGCCCACCCTGCCCCACCCGCTGGCAGAGCCCCCGTCAGGCCACGCCGTGCCGCAGACCCAGAGCCACGCACAGTCTCAGCACTACCGCCTGCTAAAGTCTGAGAGCATGCCTGTCCACCTGAGCAAAG ATGTAGTTTCAGGTGGAGTGTCTCAGGTCTCTCTCCCAGCTCAgactcacactgacacacaag GCCAAAGGTCCAGGACAGTCAGCTCTTCTCCCAGCATAGAAAGCCTCTCAGGTGGGCGGGCTCAGTCCGCCGCCTCCCCGCCTTTTCCCCCCTCCAGAGGGAGTGATGTCAGCACTTCATCTCCGCCCCTCTCAGCCACCAAGAAAGACTCTTTCTTCAACATCACTCGCTCTCGCTCCCACAGCAAGACCATGGGCAAGAAAGAGCCG GAGGAGGACCTGGAAGCCCAGGTATCGTTCCTGCAGGGCCAGATCAACGACCTGGAGGCCATGAGCAAATACTGTGCCAGGATGATGAACGCTCACATCT GTAAAATCCAGGAAGTGATTCTCCAAGAACACCTGGAGAAAGAGGATGAGGTCCTGGTATCACTGGCTGGACTCAAACAA GTCAAAGACATCCTTAAGGGGGCACTGCGCTTCAACCAAAGCCAGCTGGAAGCCGAGGAGAACGAGGAGATCTCCATCGCTGACGATCACTACACCATCACAGCAGCTGCTGAAACTGCGCTGAGCGCCAGCAATGACCCGGGTGTCAACCAACAGCAAGGAAACAGCCGGCCGAGCCAGGACTCTGATCAGGACGGGAGCGTGAGCACGgatgagaaagaagaagaagaagaagaaggggagcAGGCCATGACCCCACCTGAGCAACAG GTGGCGTCTTCCTTCGGCTCCGAGGGTAAGAACTGGGACGACTACATCCTTGTGTGCCAGGATGGAGACCTGGTGGCCGCCgggggagaaggaggaagggCCGTGGCCGAGCGCACCCCTCCCATCAGGCGAGGGCGCGGTTTGGTGCGAATGGAGCCCGAGGGTGCGCCTGGGACCTTTCATGACCCCCTTATGGCCGGCACCACCTCGGGCTCTTCCAGCCCAGATGAGGGCTCCACCCACAGCAAGGACTCTGACTTTACCATCGTCAACCCAAACGAACTGTGA
- the LOC117956446 gene encoding inactive phospholipase C-like protein 2 isoform X2 yields MQASRLYAGSHPRRSQTKLASRWPPYERYLMQYGKHALDMLASSQDSLRIGWLEQLFSSAAESDGQEDAEEGMRLQLAVKLIQGVNPGVGRGKVEHRFKELQRVRERMRGLTLDSKSGVKDNAENKILIGRNERVTRQEFIEVFHDFCTRPEIYFLLVQFSSNKEFLDTKDLMRFLEAEQGMAQVSEETSLKLIQAHEPSEQGRQQGYLSLDGFTSYLTSVECHLFDSEHDTVCQDMSQPLSHYYISSSHNTYLIEDQFRGPSDISGYIRALKMGCRCVEVDIWDGPDEEPVVCTGHTLSPPLLLRCVLEAIGKFAFVASQYPLIICIENHCSLQQQKVMWQHLIGILGKSLYTDPPYEGDLYLPSPHALRNRILLKGKKLGPGSDGEDGEVSEEDEGAELCQRMKAANSGGTALGGNEKDMVQKTVSFTAVTQSNPPHLLPKRFQLLKELSDLVTLCRSVHFIDFPTSSKSQNPWDLCSFHESLAVRLASESPGDFVNHNKHFLSRVYPNPMRIDSSNMNPQDLWKCGCQIVSMNFQTAGLMMDLNTAWFRQNGNCGYVLRPAIMRQEVSYFSADTRDTVPGVSPQLLHVKVISGQNLPKPKGAGAKGDVVDPYVYVEIHGIPADCTERRTRTVTQNGDNPVFDESFEFQINLPELAMVRFVVLDDDFIGDEFIGQYTIPLDCLQPGYRHVPLQSLTGEELTHAKLFVHVALTNRRGGGKPYKRGLSVRKARKGRDYTALRDLGIRAVDEVFKMASLPLREATDLRENMQNSVAVFRELCGVSAVANLMQCVLALGSSVSGPDGTPLLLFDLRDHYPTLEPQGPLPDILRRVVSTYETMVQTSRAVIELSDGLHDRILHIQTMAMEFHEKLQTLAAKEGLRGRKVSRALESFSWNITILKGQADRLKHAKAEVQENMKQVHDAALTGNLTKESPGVKRVRSQTRRGQDD; encoded by the exons CAGAGGCAAAGTGGAGCACAGGTTTAAAGAGCTTCAAAGAGTTAGGGAGAGGATGCGTGGGCTTACTCTAGATAGCAAATCTGGAGTCAAAGATAATGCCGAAAACAAAATACTAATAGGAAGAAATGAGCGAGTCACCAGGCAGGAGTTCATTGAGGTCTTCCATGACTTCTGCACACGCCCGGAGATCTACTTTCTGTTGGTGCAGTTCTCTAGTAACAAGGAGTTCCTAGACACCAAGGACCTGATGAGGTTCCTTGAGGCTGAGCAAGGCATGGCTCAA GTAAGTGAGGAGACGAGCCTGAAGCTCATCCAGGCCCATGAGCCATCGGAGCAAGGCCGGCAGCAGGGATACCTGTCACTGGATGGTTTTACCAGCTACCTCACCTCGGTAGAGTGCCACCTTTTTGATAGCGAGCATGACACCGTGTGCCAGGACATGTCCCAGCCTTTGTCTCACTACTACATCAGCTCCTCCCACAACACCTACCTCATTGAGGACCAGTTTCGAGGTCCGTCCGACATCTCCGGCTACATCCGTGCTCTCAAGATGGGTTGTCGGTGTGTGGAGGTAGACATCTGGGACGGTCCCGATGAGGAGCCGGTGGTGTGTACTGGACACACACTCTCCCCACCACTGCTCCTGCGTTGTGTGTTAGAAGCAATTGGAAAATTTGCATTTGTGGCCTCACAGTACCCATTAATTATATGTATTGAGAACCATTGTTCACTTCAACAACAGAAAGTGATGTGGCAACATCTTATAGGAATACTAGGTAAGAGTTTATACACAGATCCCCCTTATGAAGGGGATTTATACCTGCCATCGCCGCATGCTCTAAGGAATCGAATTCTTCTAAAGGGTAAAAAGTTGGGGCCAGGTTCTGATGGGGAGGATGGGGAGGTGAGTGAGGAGGATGAAGGGGCAGAGTTGTGTCAAAGGATGAAGGCGGCTAACAGTGGAGGGACAGCGCTTGGAGGGAATGAGAAGGACATGGTGCAGAAAACTGTCTCTTTCACAGCTGTCACTCAGTCTAatcctcctcatcttcttcccAAACGTTTCCAACTCTTGAAAGAGCTCTCTGACCTAGTAACTCTTTGCCGCTCAGTCCACTTTATTGACTTCCCAACATCATCCAAAAGCCAAAACCCTTGGGACCTGTGTTCCTTTCATGAGTCTCTGGCGGTGCGTCTCGCTAGCGAGAGCCCTGGCGACTTTGTCAATCACAACAAGCATTTCCTGTCGCGGGTCTACCCCAACCCCATGCGTATTGACTCGAGCAACATGAACCCTCAGGACTTGTGGAAGTGCGGTTGCCAGATTGTGTCCATGAATTTTCAGACAGCAGGACTGATGATGGACCTGAACACAGCCTGGTTCAGGCAGAACGGGAACTGTGGTTATGTTCTGCGGCCAGCCATCATGCGGCAGGAGGTGTCTTATTTCAGTGCCGACACCAGAGACACAGTACCTGGTGTGTCTCCACAGCTGCTCCATGTCAAG GTGATAAGTGGCCAGAATCTGCCCAAGCCAAAGGGTGCTGGGGCCAAAGGAGATGTGGTGGACCCCTACGTGTACGTTGAGATCCACGGCATCCCGGCTGACTGCACAGAGCGCCGCACCAGGACGGTGACACAGAATGGGGACAACCCTGTCTTCGATGAGAGCTTTGAGTTCCAGATCAACCTGCCGGAGCTTGCCATGGTTCGCTTTGTGGTGCTGGATGATGACTTCATAGGGGATGAGTTCATAG GTCAGTATACCATCCCTCTGGACTGTCTTCAACCGGGATACCGACATGTACCACTGCAGTCTTTGACAGGGGAGGAACTTACCCATGCCAAGCTGTTTGTCCATGTGGCCCTCACTAATCGGCGAGGAGGGGGAAAGCCTTACAAAAGGGGACTGTCTGTGCGAAAAGCCCGCAAGGGGAGGGACTACACCGCCCTGAGGGACTTGGGGATCCGGGCTGTGGACGAGGTTTTCAAGATGGCTAGTCTTCCGCTGAGAGAAGCCACTGACCTAAGGGAAAATATGCAG AACTCTGTAGCCGTGTTCAGGGAGCTGTGTGGAGTGTCTGCAGTGGCTAACCTCATGCAGTGTGTGCTAGCTCTGGGCTCCAGTGTGTCAGGACCAGACGGGACACCTTTACTATTGTTTGACCTCAGGGACCACTACCCCACACTGGAGCCCCAGGGGCCGCTTCCCGACATCCTTCGCCGGGTCGTCTCAACTTACGAAACG ATGGTCCAGACCAGCAGAGCAGTGATCGAGCTCTCCGATGGACTCCACGACAGGATCCTGCATATACAGAcaatgg CCATGGAGTTTCATGAGAAGCTGCAGACTCTGGCGGCGAAGGAGGGGCTGAGGGGTCGCAAGGTCAGTCGGGCACTGGAGAGTTTCAGCTGGAACATCACCATCCTTAAG gGTCAGGCTGACCGGCTGAAGCACGCCAAAGCTGAAGTCCAGGAGAACATGAAGCAGGTCCACGATGCTGCTTTGACTGGAAACCTCACCAAGGAGAGTCCAGGAGTGAAAAGAGTCCGCTCCCAAACACGACGAGGCCAGGATGACTAA